From Aegilops tauschii subsp. strangulata cultivar AL8/78 chromosome 5, Aet v6.0, whole genome shotgun sequence:
cgcatgacattccgcggtatcttatcataggccttctccacgtcaatgaacaccatatgcaagtccttcttttgctccatatatctctccataagttgtcgtaccaagaaaatggcttccatggtcgacctctgatacgtccattttgcatgatgcttttatatcgatatttattgcattatgggttgttattacacattatgtcacaatacttatgcctattctctctcattttacaaggtttacatgaagagggagaatgccggcagctggaattctgggctggaaaaggagcaaatattagagacctattttgcacagctccaaaagtcctgaaacttcacggaggcacgttttggaatatataaaaaatactggagaaagaatcaaccagagggggcccacaccctggccacgagggtgggggcgcgccccctgcctcgtgggccccctggcaggccttcggtgcccatattctgctatatgaagtctttcaccttggaaaaaatcataagcaagctttcgggacgaaacaccgccgccacgaggcaaaaccttggcggaaccaaccTAGGGCTCCGTTGGAGCTGTTATGCCGGGGagacatccctccgggagggggaaatcatcaccatcgatcctctcagcgggaggtggtcaatctccatcaacatcttcaccagcaccatctcctctaaaaccctagttcatctcttgtatccaatctttgtcccaaaacctcagattggcacctgtgggttgctagtagtgttgattactccttgtagttgatgctaattggtttatttggtggaagatcatatgttcagatccttaatgcatattaatacccctctgtttatgaacatgaatatgatttgtgagtagttacgtttgttcctgagaacatgggagaagtcttgctataagtagtcatgtgaatttggtattcgttcgatattttgataagatgtatgttgtctttcctctagtggtgttatgtgaacgtcgactacatgacacttcaccattgtttgggcctagaggaaggcattgagaagtaataagtagatgatgggttgctagagtgacaaaagcttaaactctagtttatgcgttgcttcgtaaggggctgatttggatccatatgtttcatgctatggttaggtttaccttaatacttcttttgtagttgcggatgcttgcaataggggttaatcataagtgagatgcttgtccaaggaagggcagtacccaagcaccggtccacccacatatcaaattatcaaagtaacgaacgcgaatcatatgagcgtgatttaaactagcttgacgataattcccatatgtccccgggagcgttttccttcatataagagtttgtccaggcttgtcctttgctacaaaaaggattgggacatcTTGCTGCAGCTTATTTACTTtgattacttgttacccgttacaaattaccttatcacaaaactatctgttaccgataatatcagtgcttgcagagtataccttactgaaaaccgcttgtcctttccttctgctcctcgttgggttcgacactcttacttatcgaaaggactacgatagatctcctatacttgtgggtcatcaagactcttttctggcgccgttgccagggagtgaagcgcctttggtaggtggaatttggtaaggaaaaaattatatagtgtgctgaaatttactgtcacttgttactatggaacataatcctttgaggggcttgttcggggtatcttcaccccggccaatagagcaaagagttgctcctcaacctactgaacctgccgatacaaacacacacacacacacacacacacacacacacacaaggccGGATACAAGGACGCTGATAACAGCAACACTACCCCGACAAAATCCTAGCCAACATCAGATGAACATAATAAGCACTACTACGAAGATGTCGGGGCCCTCAACCGTGGGCGGGCCACCGCGAGGAGGAGAAGTCGTGTAGGACGAACAATGAGCTCCAAAGCGACGCCTTCAGCAAGGGAACGACACCATTGTGTCGCCACCGCCCAATCCAAGGATTAGAGTTTCCCCCGGAGCACTCCGACGACAAATGAGATGCCGCGACGGCGCCTTCAAGAAGAGGACGACGCTAGAACGCCGGTGCCGTCGGCCTGGCAAAGCAGAACGGGTTTTCACCACCGGCAGGGGCACCCTGCCCCTTCCCGAAGTCCCGTGCCACCACCGGCAGGCCTCGCGCGCACCACCACACCATGGCGCCACCCCGACCCGACAAGCGCGTCGCTGAGTCCAAAGAAGAGGGAGGGAGCTCACCCGAGTCCGACGCTGATGAACCGCCGCCGGAGAGACCCGCAGTTGCCGCGCGCATATCAGACAACCACCAGGCCACAGCAGCGCCGCTGCAGACCACCCCACTCCGAGGTCAAGACCGACCTCAGCCACCgtcccgcgccgcccgccgccatcCAGGAGCCGGATCCGGGAGGGTCGGGCCGGATCTGCGCCAGCACGCCACTGCCCAGATCGGGAATCCCAGCGGCCGCCACACCACAAACGAGCCTGCCACTCGACATCGTGTCCCCACCAGGCAACCCCGCCGCCGAACTCCGagcacgccgccgcgccgccggcccTGCCAAAGACCGGCGCCCCCACTCGACCGGCTGTCTCACGCCAGCCGCGGAGCACGAGGGCGAGGAAGAagaggccccgccgccgcccccaccgaCCGGGCTTCGCCCGACGGCGTCGctgggcggcggcgagggaggagagcAGAGGAGAGGGAGGACAGGTCACGGCAGCTAGGGTTCACCCCGGTCGCTCGCAAGAGCGACACGGGAGAGGAGGGGAGAGGGATTATATCCCGTGATGCCCTGTACGTTTTGAGGGGAAATGGGTACTTGGATTTGGATAGATGAAACAATCAAGCACCTTTTCAATCACGAACAGAGAAACTGAAACACTAACCATTACTGATAAAAAAAACCTAACCATTACATACGTAATACAAAATGAATATATGGAGAAAAAAATGGAGAAATTAATCAATTCGGCTGCTGCACACGGATTAATTGCTTGTTCATCATCACAATACAATTAGCAAGACACCTTTTGTGCCATGACAATGACATACATCAAAGCTAAGCAAGACTAGTACATCATCTCTTGGATCATCTCCTGGATGCAGGTTTCGGAGTTCTTCATCACGCACTCGGCCCTCACGTGGTGAAAGGATCCACTCTCCTAGACTAGTACAGTCGTGTCGTCGCACAAGCCGAGCAGCTCATCTAACGTGCACCGGAAGGCCTCGTCTTCATCATCTGCAGCACTAGTGCCTTCTTGGACTTCGCCGTCGAGTTTGCCGGGCAAGAACCCCTGCGCCACCACAGCGTCATGGAGCACGGGAAAATCTTGAAGCATGTCGTCGGTGAAGAACCCGCCTGGATCCACGCTTCCGTCGTCCACAGCTCCGGGCGGCAAGAACGTCTCGCCTTCGTCGGACATGAACCAGCGCCCATACTCGTGAAGCATCCCGGGTTGTTGGACGATCGGCGGTTCCTGGCGGCGTGGGGTTTGGGGACGTGGAGCATCCGGGTGCTGGACGTcggcggccttccttttcctgGAACCGGGAGCATTGATTACCTCGTGGTATGTGGTCTCGCTCCTGTGACGAGACACGCAGACCTTGCAGAGCACCAAGCCGTCTTGCTTGTCATCGCTGTACTCGTTCATGCACCAGCCGATCCTGATCCTCTCTTTCTCTCCCGGCAACTTCTTGACGTAGCTGAGGTTTCGTCTATGGCCTACGAGTTTACCTTGGTTGTCTAGCACGGGTATCCCGCCCTTCTCCGAGTGCCAGTAGTAACCCTCGCCGGCGTCGGCCACGCCACGCTGTCGCCTCCCGCCACCGCGGCCGCCTTTGGTCTGGTGACGACGGGCAGGGGTGAAGAAGTACCAGACGCCCCCTTTCCCGTCGCCCTTGTCCGTTCCTTGCGCGTGTTGATACATCTCGACGAGGTCGCCGGGGGCGGCGGAGTAGGCGTCGAACTCGTGGATGAGGCGGCTGGCGAAGAAGGCGTCGGCGATCCGTGGGCGGAGGAACTTGGTGATCAGCTCGTGCTCGGCTGGGTCGAAGGCGTAGCCGGCGGGAG
This genomic window contains:
- the LOC141022720 gene encoding uncharacterized protein, whose protein sequence is MADGKLDPPAGYAFDPAEHELITKFLRPRIADAFFASRLIHEFDAYSAAPGDLVEMYQHAQGTDKGDGKGGVWYFFTPARRHQTKGGRGGGRRQRGVADAGEGYYWHSEKGGIPVLDNQGKLVGHRRNLSYVKKLPGEKERIRIGWCMNEYSDDKQDGLVLCKVCVSRHRSETTYHEVINAPGSRKRKAADVQHPDAPRPQTPRRQEPPIVQQPGMLHEYGRWFMSDEGETFLPPGAVDDGSVDPGGFFTDDMLQDFPVLHDAVVAQGFLPGKLDGEVQEGTSAADDEDEAFRCTLDELLGLCDDTTVLV